One region of Syntrophobacter fumaroxidans MPOB genomic DNA includes:
- a CDS encoding glycosyltransferase family 39 protein, translated as MSHERKRAESKCATGAKARRRAFNLAAFGAILALALLFKVFYLWSYSHSSPYFAIARLDSGVYVDWAREINRDGRLGTEVFYQAPLYPYFLSVVFSIFGESFPAVTVIQLLMGAGIVCLVHLVGKRAYGERAGLISAALCLAYAPFTMLETKILTTATEMFLGLGSMYLLVRAEQERSIGCWAAGGAVLGLAVICRPNYLPVVPLVILILLARHRHRPREAIPAIFAVGLIPCLIVGVVAARNYAVGRDFVPISSSAGVTFAQGNNAMARGAMVVLPGFSGSSPNQRREETLIAEKEMGRPLKPSETSAFWFRRAFEFIREHPGQYLRLLLDKVLLVFNNRELGNNYLMSVEEALTPALKLAFIPFGFIMAWAVVGLVPLIRPGAPRAAALLATFLGTFAMLVLFYVSTRFRMPLATAAVIMAGGGIATFLDSLGNARRASLILAAAAALFIVSLPPFLPLNETQLMRGDGEYWANLAVAFEKQGQCERALRASEKAIAINPESYRNHAKKTELLDASHADKNDVIAWALQVAEKFPGECSAHLALADLYRAAGKNGEAIRSYRKAVALRPREPEPYLRLGALLGNGGDHRAARAVLAEGLKVGPADIRLQYDYAVSCAMTGDREEALKWLREVASREPGYARSRELLRQLDAGPPESGTPGGRRPGP; from the coding sequence GTGAGCCACGAGAGAAAAAGAGCAGAAAGCAAGTGCGCAACGGGCGCGAAAGCCCGGCGGCGAGCGTTCAACCTCGCGGCGTTCGGAGCGATTCTCGCGCTCGCGCTTCTGTTCAAGGTGTTCTATCTCTGGTCCTATTCCCATTCGAGTCCTTATTTCGCCATCGCCCGGCTGGATTCCGGCGTCTACGTCGACTGGGCGAGGGAAATCAACCGGGACGGCCGGCTCGGCACGGAAGTCTTCTACCAGGCGCCGCTCTATCCCTATTTCCTGAGCGTCGTGTTCTCGATTTTCGGTGAGAGTTTTCCGGCCGTCACGGTCATCCAGCTTCTCATGGGCGCAGGCATCGTATGCTTGGTTCACCTCGTCGGGAAAAGGGCATACGGGGAGCGCGCCGGGCTGATTTCGGCCGCCCTGTGCCTGGCCTACGCTCCCTTCACCATGCTGGAAACCAAGATCCTCACGACGGCAACCGAGATGTTCCTGGGCCTGGGGAGCATGTACCTCCTGGTAAGGGCCGAACAGGAACGGAGCATCGGCTGCTGGGCGGCGGGCGGCGCCGTTCTCGGCCTCGCCGTGATCTGCAGGCCCAACTACCTTCCGGTCGTGCCGCTCGTGATCCTGATTCTGCTGGCGCGCCACCGCCACCGGCCGCGCGAGGCGATCCCCGCGATCTTTGCGGTCGGCCTGATTCCCTGCCTCATCGTGGGAGTCGTGGCGGCCAGGAACTACGCCGTGGGCCGGGATTTCGTTCCCATCAGCTCGAGCGCCGGGGTGACCTTCGCCCAGGGCAACAATGCCATGGCCCGGGGCGCCATGGTGGTGCTCCCGGGTTTTTCGGGATCATCCCCGAACCAGCGCCGGGAGGAAACCCTGATCGCGGAAAAAGAGATGGGCCGGCCGCTCAAGCCTTCCGAAACCAGCGCGTTCTGGTTTCGCCGCGCCTTCGAATTCATCCGGGAACACCCCGGCCAATACCTGCGGCTGCTCCTGGACAAGGTTCTTCTCGTCTTCAACAACCGCGAGCTGGGAAACAATTACCTCATGAGCGTCGAGGAAGCCCTGACGCCGGCGCTCAAACTGGCCTTCATCCCGTTCGGCTTCATCATGGCCTGGGCCGTGGTCGGCCTGGTGCCCCTCATCCGGCCCGGAGCACCGCGCGCGGCCGCGCTCCTCGCCACTTTCCTGGGAACCTTCGCCATGCTGGTCCTCTTCTACGTGAGCACGCGTTTCCGGATGCCCCTGGCGACGGCGGCGGTGATCATGGCGGGCGGCGGAATCGCGACCTTTCTGGACAGCCTCGGAAACGCAAGGCGGGCGAGCTTGATCCTGGCCGCGGCGGCGGCCCTATTCATCGTTTCGCTGCCGCCTTTTCTGCCGCTCAATGAAACGCAGCTGATGCGGGGCGACGGGGAATACTGGGCGAATCTCGCCGTGGCCTTCGAAAAACAGGGGCAATGCGAAAGGGCGCTCCGGGCCAGCGAGAAAGCCATCGCGATCAACCCCGAAAGCTACCGGAACCACGCGAAAAAGACGGAGCTTCTGGACGCGTCCCATGCGGACAAGAACGACGTGATCGCATGGGCGCTGCAGGTGGCGGAGAAGTTTCCCGGGGAGTGTTCCGCTCACCTGGCGCTGGCCGATCTGTACCGGGCCGCGGGGAAGAACGGGGAGGCGATTCGAAGTTATCGGAAAGCCGTGGCTTTGCGCCCCCGGGAGCCCGAACCGTACCTGCGGTTGGGGGCGCTATTGGGAAACGGCGGGGACCATCGGGCAGCGCGGGCCGTGCTGGCCGAAGGGCTGAAGGTCGGCCCGGCGGACATCCGCCTCCAATACGATTACGCCGTGTCGTGCGCCATGACGGGGGACAGGGAGGAGGCGCTCAAATGGCTCCGGGAAGTCGCATCCAGGGAGCCTGGCTATGCCCGGTCCCGCGAGTTGTTGCGGCAGCTGGATGCAGGGCCTCCCGAAAGCGGGACTCCCGGCGGCCGGCGCCCCGGCCCGTGA
- a CDS encoding D-alanyl-D-alanine carboxypeptidase family protein — MRDRWRFAAWGLALALSVVSVQSVLAAPFTVNARSAMVVDMSNGVVLYEKNADDLIAPASITKVLTLYIVFDAIREGRIRLDDRVEISSRAAKTTGSRMGVKAGTRVSLEELIKGMAVVSGNDACVAVAEHISGNVEAFVRKMNAKARELGMNSSRFMTPNGLPAKGQLTTARDIARLSIAYLRRFPDSLTIHSMQAYSYGTSSHHNANRLLATCPGVDGLKTGFVCASGYNITATARRGNTRILAVVLGAPTPGVRLRETTKLLEAGFAEVAPELADMRYATLASDDFGEQRPSYVRVPAGSGRKGKAARIRLSKTAKSGKSSRHDKVVKVSGRDKAVKVAKSSGKSSKRAPAEVCRDTSAKGGKINARTARGKPVKDLRVAEKAGSGKQMAAVNKTRSSRDKIAKSKDTGKSGNAKKSAAAQSKKPSKATRSAAACPSKKGAAAQKTKQQAKLTKGKDKG, encoded by the coding sequence ATGCGGGATCGATGGCGGTTTGCGGCATGGGGGCTGGCGCTGGCGTTGAGTGTCGTATCGGTTCAATCGGTCCTGGCCGCGCCGTTTACCGTGAACGCCCGATCGGCAATGGTCGTCGATATGTCCAACGGCGTGGTTCTCTACGAAAAGAATGCCGATGACCTCATTGCTCCCGCTTCCATCACCAAGGTCCTCACCCTCTACATTGTTTTCGACGCCATCAGGGAAGGCCGCATCCGCCTGGACGACCGGGTGGAAATCAGCTCCCGCGCCGCGAAGACGACCGGGTCCCGCATGGGGGTGAAGGCCGGCACGCGCGTGTCCTTGGAAGAGCTCATCAAGGGCATGGCGGTGGTGTCCGGCAATGATGCCTGCGTGGCCGTGGCCGAGCACATCAGCGGAAACGTCGAAGCGTTCGTTCGGAAAATGAATGCCAAGGCCCGGGAACTGGGCATGAACAGCAGCCGGTTCATGACGCCGAACGGCCTTCCGGCCAAAGGGCAGCTCACGACAGCCCGGGATATCGCCAGGCTTTCCATCGCCTATTTGAGGCGCTTTCCCGATTCGCTGACCATCCATTCGATGCAGGCCTACAGTTACGGCACTTCAAGTCACCACAACGCCAACCGGCTGCTCGCGACCTGTCCCGGCGTGGACGGTCTGAAGACCGGGTTCGTCTGCGCGTCGGGCTACAACATCACGGCGACCGCCAGGCGCGGGAACACGCGCATCCTCGCGGTGGTGCTGGGAGCGCCCACTCCGGGGGTCCGGCTGCGCGAGACGACGAAGCTGCTGGAAGCGGGGTTCGCGGAGGTCGCTCCGGAACTGGCGGACATGAGATATGCAACCCTTGCCTCCGACGACTTCGGGGAACAAAGGCCGTCGTACGTGAGGGTCCCGGCCGGCTCCGGCAGGAAGGGAAAAGCCGCGCGGATCAGGCTCTCTAAGACGGCCAAGTCGGGCAAATCGTCCCGGCATGACAAGGTGGTGAAGGTGTCCGGGCGCGACAAGGCGGTGAAGGTTGCGAAGTCCTCGGGTAAGTCTTCGAAGAGAGCCCCGGCCGAGGTGTGCCGGGACACGTCCGCAAAGGGCGGCAAGATCAACGCGCGGACCGCTCGAGGAAAGCCCGTAAAGGATCTCCGCGTGGCGGAAAAAGCCGGCTCCGGGAAACAAATGGCGGCCGTCAATAAGACGAGATCCTCCCGGGACAAGATCGCGAAGTCAAAGGATACCGGCAAGTCCGGCAACGCGAAGAAAAGCGCCGCTGCCCAATCCAAAAAGCCTTCGAAAGCGACCCGGTCGGCCGCTGCCTGCCCTTCCAAGAAAGGCGCGGCCGCCCAGAAAACCAAGCAGCAGGCAAAGCTCACCAAGGGGAAAGACAAGGGGTAG
- a CDS encoding polyprenol monophosphomannose synthase has product MVDVSVIVPTLNEAENIDALLARVERCVEGADFDAEILVVDDGSTDGTVERVRRWETRLGVRLLARNGGRGLSDAVLTGAKAAAGAVLVVMDADLGHEPEAIPELVGPVRAGTHDMVIGSRYVPGGCAPNWPIHRRAGSRLAAMFARAFTSVRDPLSGYFTVRREILLALPSDLKGFKIGLEILARKGESLRVKEVPITFHGRVAGTSKLNLAVIRDFFRQLKALAEAGHGPGRRPPGVPLSGGPASSCRNNSRDRA; this is encoded by the coding sequence ATGGTTGATGTTTCGGTGATCGTTCCCACCTTGAACGAGGCGGAAAATATCGACGCCCTGCTCGCAAGGGTGGAGCGATGCGTCGAGGGCGCAGACTTCGACGCGGAAATCCTGGTCGTGGACGACGGGTCGACGGACGGCACGGTGGAGCGCGTGCGACGATGGGAAACCCGCCTGGGAGTGCGTCTGCTGGCGCGCAACGGCGGCAGGGGATTGTCCGACGCGGTGCTGACCGGCGCAAAGGCCGCGGCAGGGGCCGTTCTCGTGGTGATGGACGCCGACCTCGGTCATGAACCGGAGGCGATCCCCGAACTCGTCGGACCGGTCCGCGCGGGCACGCACGACATGGTGATCGGCAGCCGCTATGTTCCCGGCGGTTGCGCGCCAAACTGGCCGATTCACAGACGCGCGGGTTCACGGCTCGCCGCGATGTTCGCACGCGCGTTCACAAGCGTTCGGGACCCGCTTTCCGGTTATTTCACGGTGCGCCGGGAAATCCTCCTGGCTCTTCCCTCAGACCTCAAAGGCTTCAAGATCGGCCTCGAAATTCTCGCCAGGAAAGGGGAATCGTTGCGTGTGAAGGAAGTGCCCATTACCTTCCACGGCCGGGTCGCGGGCACATCGAAACTGAATCTTGCGGTGATCCGGGATTTCTTCCGGCAATTGAAGGCGCTGGCCGAAGCCGGTCACGGGCCGGGGCGCCGGCCGCCGGGAGTCCCGCTTTCGGGAGGCCCTGCATCCAGCTGCCGCAACAACTCGCGGGACCGGGCATAG
- a CDS encoding RHS repeat-associated core domain-containing protein produces the protein MSILSHPEYGTAATDAAGRFTLPAEGGGTLTVVYHKAGLLPSQRQVNLPWNDFAVAETLRMIPEDPAATALTFDGNPDTVLTHRSSVVSDVSGSRSCTMVFTGDNRAYSVDAGGNTIAELTTVTVRATEYATEDSMPAKLPPTSAYTYCAELQVDGAERVRFEKPVALWVENFLGFDVGIIVPVGYYDRDRGVWVPQPNGRVVRLLDTDGDSVADALDADGDGQADDLNGNGSFADEVAGLDNPQKYPAGASFWRVEVKHFSPFDFNWAPSVVDQYLGTFIDPNPLGDPEVDDERKEEDDCSNQTNSYATHRARTYHEDIPVPGTELTLHYASSRVQGTQHIIAVPASGNDVLPDSLRGIVVKLEVAGRVFKKMLPPLPNQGTEFVWDGLDCLGRRTASAIANTSIGFIYETRYAVPEEIKEAFASLGLIVTPVGPREEAREAIAWKHHQMVIRSFQVGEATSMGEGWSLSNHHQADWVLPVLHKGDGTILEEKNSSHKSRSFFYSSIIDTVAGNGTAGYGGDGGAANHTEVNWPTGVAVDAKGDLYIADSGNCRVRKVDSYGIITTVAGNGSCGYSGDGGAAVEAQLGYPAFVAVDSRENLYISDTESHRIRKVGPDGVITTVAGSGLCHLKVEDGYGGYQEYDAPCFDGDQGPADQAKLNNPSGVATDASGNLYIADTGNRRLRKVAPSGTISTVAGDGELGSGADGWPSTQLHLSPVGVVADSRGNLFVSDLSHGEGNGRIRKIDPTGFVTTVAGHDWEGTLGDGGPATQAYIGSPRGLAVDRGGNLYFADPWINRVRAVNTMGIITTVAGSDDGTFGEDGGLALRARLAFPMDVAVDPRGDLYATEQWNQRVRKVRGRSPFVEVKSAGGTVVADDNGLGYALAGGRHRETVDLDTGALVYKFDYDEGKRLSSITDRFGNRTTLARNADGVPTAIVSPDGHTTGLVVDDANRLREIIYPDGGSYRFEYNAGGLMTVQVQQGGNRFEHGFDAAGKLTDIIDEEGGHWRYSQKVTSTGEIRAEMLTGEGNLTSYVDKNDGSGIFTSTITDPNGAATFYRSFPAAFQDLKWSACGLLLEFRYDYDPQYGFRFTRQLREHTTTGFLDRITERYRTYEDTDSNGVPDRITETVAVNGKATTLVHDTVQHRKTLTSPQGRTVTSFYDPHTLLTTDLRVPGYLDKSFGYDTRGRPTSIVIGERETKLAYDDQGRLGSVTDPGNRTTSYAYDAVGRTTGVSRPDGSTIGFSYDLNGNITVLANPAGTPHAFGYNRVNLNGSYQTPLSGSYLYSYDRDRRLTRVLFPSGKEIRNVYEKANLARVETPEGNIEYGYLCSGRFPESINRGGEGIAYGYDGPLVTSETFSGTLGGTLKYSYDEYYRVTLLSYAGATESHTYDNDGLLTGTTDFTIRRDATSGFAEAVLGATTAQNRAFNGYGELDGVEYRSMDNPVHSWSVSRSAAGRIATKTETVNGSTVEYAYEYDSLGRLLAVRRDGVPAEEYRYDANGNRTQETNTLLGIIGRTSTYSEEDHLLTSGGTVYRYDADGFLTTRTEGSAVTRYVYSSRGELLSVTLPDGKRIEYVNDPLGRRIAKKVNGTITQKYLWQGRTRLLAVFGGNDDLILRFRYADGRMPLSFTKGGTEYSLSYDQVGTLRTVTDASGAVVKELVYDSFGNLIGDTNPGFYVPFGFAGGLHDPDTGLVRFGFRDYDPEVGRWTAKDPIGFGGGDTNLYGYCLSDPINWVDSHGLKEHYIFEFELLSTLFEILNYKNEILEKAKEQAIHDQCYKQEWESLHNKYSILDAGFDWIWYDVDEAVKHYRKEFQKTRPCM, from the coding sequence GTGTCGATTCTTTCGCACCCGGAATACGGCACGGCGGCGACGGATGCCGCGGGGCGCTTCACTTTGCCGGCCGAGGGCGGGGGCACGCTCACCGTCGTCTACCACAAGGCCGGTTTGCTCCCGTCGCAGCGACAGGTCAACCTGCCGTGGAACGATTTCGCGGTGGCCGAGACGCTGCGGATGATTCCCGAGGATCCCGCAGCGACCGCCCTGACCTTCGACGGCAACCCGGACACGGTGCTCACGCACCGCTCCAGCGTGGTGAGCGACGTTTCCGGCAGCCGCTCCTGCACCATGGTGTTCACCGGGGACAACCGGGCGTATTCCGTCGATGCGGGCGGCAATACCATCGCCGAGCTCACCACCGTCACGGTCCGGGCGACGGAGTACGCCACCGAGGACTCCATGCCCGCGAAACTCCCGCCCACTTCCGCCTACACCTACTGCGCGGAGCTGCAGGTGGACGGAGCCGAACGGGTGCGGTTCGAGAAACCCGTCGCGCTGTGGGTGGAGAATTTCCTGGGATTCGACGTCGGGATTATCGTTCCGGTGGGCTATTACGACCGCGACCGCGGCGTGTGGGTGCCGCAGCCGAACGGGCGCGTGGTGAGGCTCCTGGACACCGACGGCGACAGCGTGGCGGACGCGCTCGATGCCGACGGCGACGGGCAGGCCGACGATCTCAACGGGAACGGGTCCTTCGCCGACGAGGTCGCGGGCCTGGACAATCCGCAGAAGTACCCGGCGGGGGCGTCGTTTTGGCGCGTGGAGGTGAAGCATTTCAGTCCGTTCGATTTCAACTGGGCGCCTTCGGTGGTTGATCAATACCTGGGTACTTTCATAGACCCCAACCCCTTGGGCGATCCGGAGGTTGACGACGAAAGAAAAGAGGAGGATGACTGCTCCAATCAGACGAACTCGTATGCCACTCACAGGGCCCGGACTTACCATGAAGACATTCCCGTCCCCGGGACTGAACTGACTTTGCATTATGCGAGCAGCCGCGTTCAAGGCACGCAACACATCATCGCGGTTCCGGCAAGCGGCAATGACGTGCTGCCGGATAGTCTCAGGGGAATTGTCGTGAAGCTGGAAGTTGCCGGCCGTGTTTTCAAGAAGATGCTCCCTCCCTTGCCCAACCAGGGCACCGAATTCGTATGGGACGGTCTGGATTGCCTCGGAAGACGGACTGCCTCGGCAATCGCCAATACCAGCATAGGGTTTATATACGAAACACGCTACGCGGTGCCTGAGGAAATCAAGGAAGCGTTTGCATCGCTGGGGCTGATCGTTACCCCCGTCGGGCCCCGGGAGGAAGCGAGGGAGGCCATCGCGTGGAAGCACCATCAGATGGTGATCCGGTCTTTTCAGGTCGGAGAAGCCACATCCATGGGGGAAGGCTGGAGCCTCTCGAACCACCACCAGGCGGATTGGGTCCTGCCCGTGCTGCACAAAGGCGATGGGACTATCCTGGAGGAGAAGAATTCGAGCCACAAGTCCAGGTCGTTCTTCTATTCATCCATCATCGACACGGTTGCGGGCAACGGGACCGCAGGTTACGGCGGGGACGGGGGCGCTGCAAATCATACGGAGGTGAATTGGCCGACAGGTGTTGCCGTTGATGCGAAAGGCGACCTGTACATTGCCGACTCCGGCAACTGCCGTGTGCGCAAGGTGGACTCCTACGGTATCATCACGACGGTTGCCGGCAACGGCAGTTGCGGCTACTCCGGCGACGGGGGAGCGGCCGTCGAGGCGCAGCTCGGGTATCCGGCATTCGTGGCGGTGGATTCGCGGGAAAACCTCTATATCTCCGATACCGAGAGCCACCGCATCCGCAAGGTCGGACCGGATGGCGTCATCACGACCGTGGCCGGGTCCGGATTGTGCCATTTGAAGGTGGAAGACGGTTATGGCGGCTACCAGGAATACGACGCGCCCTGCTTCGACGGAGACCAGGGGCCCGCCGACCAGGCCAAGCTCAACAATCCGTCGGGTGTGGCCACGGATGCATCGGGCAACCTTTACATCGCGGACACGGGCAACCGGCGCCTTCGCAAGGTGGCCCCGAGCGGCACGATCTCCACGGTGGCCGGCGATGGAGAGCTTGGTTCGGGTGCCGACGGATGGCCGTCGACCCAGCTTCATTTGAGCCCCGTTGGGGTGGTCGCCGATTCAAGAGGCAACCTCTTTGTTTCCGATCTTTCCCATGGCGAGGGCAACGGCCGCATACGCAAGATAGACCCTACCGGTTTCGTCACAACCGTGGCTGGTCATGATTGGGAAGGAACCCTGGGTGATGGAGGCCCGGCAACTCAGGCGTACATAGGGTCTCCTCGAGGTCTGGCAGTCGATCGAGGGGGCAACCTGTATTTCGCGGACCCTTGGATAAACCGTGTTCGGGCCGTGAACACCATGGGAATCATCACCACCGTGGCGGGCTCCGATGACGGAACGTTCGGCGAGGACGGAGGGTTGGCGCTCAGGGCGAGGCTTGCTTTTCCGATGGATGTGGCGGTCGATCCCCGGGGGGACTTGTACGCCACGGAGCAGTGGAACCAGCGGGTTCGCAAAGTCCGCGGCCGTTCTCCTTTTGTCGAGGTGAAAAGTGCGGGAGGGACGGTCGTTGCCGATGACAATGGCTTGGGGTATGCACTCGCGGGGGGACGTCATCGAGAAACGGTGGATCTCGATACCGGGGCGCTGGTCTATAAATTCGACTATGATGAGGGCAAACGGTTGAGCTCCATTACCGACCGGTTCGGCAACCGGACCACCCTCGCCAGAAATGCCGACGGGGTGCCCACTGCGATCGTCTCTCCCGACGGTCACACCACCGGCCTGGTCGTTGACGACGCCAACCGCCTCCGAGAAATCATCTACCCGGACGGCGGTTCATATCGATTTGAATATAACGCGGGAGGTTTGATGACGGTCCAGGTCCAGCAGGGGGGAAACCGGTTCGAACATGGCTTTGACGCCGCGGGGAAGCTGACCGACATCATCGATGAGGAGGGCGGGCACTGGCGGTATTCCCAGAAAGTGACCTCAACCGGGGAAATCCGGGCGGAGATGCTCACCGGGGAAGGCAACCTCACGTCCTACGTGGACAAAAACGACGGAAGCGGGATCTTCACCTCCACGATTACCGACCCCAACGGGGCTGCGACGTTCTATAGGTCGTTTCCGGCCGCCTTCCAGGATTTGAAGTGGTCCGCCTGTGGATTGCTTCTGGAGTTCCGCTACGACTATGACCCCCAGTACGGTTTCCGGTTCACCAGGCAGCTCAGGGAGCATACCACGACCGGCTTTCTGGACAGGATCACCGAGCGGTACAGAACTTATGAAGACACGGATTCCAACGGGGTTCCCGACCGGATCACGGAAACCGTCGCCGTCAACGGGAAGGCCACGACTCTCGTTCATGACACGGTCCAGCACCGAAAAACGTTGACGTCCCCCCAGGGCAGAACGGTCACCTCCTTCTACGATCCCCATACGCTGCTCACGACGGATCTCAGGGTGCCGGGCTATCTTGACAAGAGCTTCGGGTACGACACCCGGGGGCGCCCGACTTCGATAGTAATCGGCGAACGTGAGACGAAGCTGGCCTACGACGATCAAGGCCGTCTCGGTTCCGTGACCGACCCCGGGAACCGGACCACGTCATACGCGTACGACGCTGTCGGCCGAACGACGGGAGTGTCGCGCCCGGACGGAAGCACCATAGGTTTCAGCTATGATCTGAACGGCAATATAACGGTCCTGGCCAATCCGGCGGGCACGCCCCATGCTTTCGGCTACAACCGGGTGAATCTGAACGGGTCGTATCAGACCCCGCTCAGCGGGAGCTACCTGTATTCCTACGACCGGGACCGCCGTTTGACCCGGGTGCTCTTCCCTTCGGGAAAGGAAATCCGCAATGTGTACGAGAAGGCGAACCTGGCTCGCGTCGAGACTCCCGAAGGCAACATCGAATACGGGTACCTGTGCTCCGGCAGGTTTCCGGAATCGATCAACAGGGGCGGGGAAGGAATCGCTTACGGTTACGACGGGCCGCTCGTGACGTCCGAGACCTTCTCGGGGACGCTGGGCGGGACACTGAAGTATTCCTATGACGAGTACTACAGGGTGACCTTGCTGAGTTACGCCGGGGCAACGGAATCCCATACCTACGACAACGACGGCCTCTTGACCGGAACCACCGATTTCACCATTCGCCGGGATGCGACAAGCGGTTTTGCGGAGGCGGTTCTGGGGGCGACCACTGCCCAAAACCGGGCGTTCAACGGCTACGGGGAACTGGACGGGGTGGAGTACCGGTCGATGGACAATCCCGTTCATTCCTGGTCGGTTTCCCGGAGCGCGGCGGGAAGGATCGCGACCAAAACGGAAACCGTGAACGGTTCAACCGTTGAGTACGCCTACGAATATGATTCCCTTGGGAGGCTTCTGGCGGTCCGGCGGGACGGGGTGCCGGCGGAGGAGTACCGCTACGACGCCAACGGCAACCGCACGCAGGAGACCAACACTCTGCTGGGCATCATCGGAAGGACTTCGACCTACTCCGAGGAGGACCACCTGCTGACTTCGGGCGGAACCGTCTACCGCTACGACGCCGACGGGTTTCTCACCACCCGGACGGAAGGCTCGGCGGTGACCCGCTACGTGTATTCTTCACGTGGAGAGCTATTATCCGTGACCCTGCCCGACGGGAAACGGATCGAGTACGTCAACGATCCCCTGGGGAGGCGGATCGCCAAGAAAGTGAACGGGACGATCACGCAAAAATACCTCTGGCAGGGGCGTACCCGGTTGCTTGCGGTTTTTGGCGGAAACGACGATCTGATCCTGCGCTTCCGGTATGCCGACGGCAGGATGCCTTTGTCTTTCACGAAGGGGGGCACGGAATATTCCCTTTCCTACGACCAGGTGGGGACGCTCAGGACGGTGACCGACGCATCGGGCGCCGTCGTGAAGGAGCTCGTCTACGATTCTTTCGGCAATCTCATCGGCGACACCAACCCGGGGTTCTATGTTCCGTTCGGCTTTGCGGGCGGCCTCCACGACCCGGACACCGGCCTTGTGCGCTTCGGCTTCCGGGACTATGATCCGGAAGTGGGACGCTGGACGGCAAAGGATCCGATCGGCTTTGGGGGTGGGGATACGAACCTGTATGGGTACTGCTTAAGTGATCCGATCAATTGGGTAGACTCGCACGGTCTTAAGGAACACTATATTTTTGAGTTTGAACTGTTAAGTACATTATTTGAAATATTAAATTATAAAAATGAAATTTTGGAGAAGGCAAAGGAGCAGGCAATACATGATCAATGTTATAAACAAGAGTGGGAGAGTTTACATAATAAATATTCGATATTGGATGCAGGATTTGACTGGATATGGTATGATGTAGATGAGGCAGTAAAACACTATAGAAAAGAATTTCAAAAGACAAGGCCATGTATGTAA